In the genome of ANME-2 cluster archaeon, one region contains:
- a CDS encoding nucleotidyltransferase domain-containing protein: MAVLALKSNLVSGISGVVEKIKTIGGDKVRFVVLYGSAAKGEMTELSDIDLAVFYEGDKKERFDFRVKVLGRVSNEFDIQTFQDLPLYIQKDIVSSGNVIYYKGYRELFCTFLRTIREFEHFKPRLDMYYSGLGV; encoded by the coding sequence ATGGCAGTATTGGCATTAAAGAGCAATCTGGTATCTGGTATATCGGGTGTGGTCGAGAAAATTAAAACTATTGGTGGAGATAAGGTACGGTTTGTCGTTTTATATGGTTCTGCAGCAAAAGGGGAAATGACAGAATTATCTGATATCGACCTGGCTGTGTTCTATGAGGGTGATAAGAAAGAAAGATTTGATTTCAGGGTGAAGGTTCTTGGCAGGGTCAGCAATGAATTTGATATTCAAACCTTCCAGGATCTACCGCTCTACATCCAGAAAGACATTGTGTCGTCTGGCAATGTTATTTATTATAAGGGCTACAGGGAACTATTCTGCACTTTTCTAAGAACTATCAGGGAATTTGAGCATTTCAAGCCGCGTCTTGATATGTATTATTCAGGTCTGGGGGTGTAA
- a CDS encoding AbrB/MazE/SpoVT family DNA-binding domain-containing protein yields the protein MESIMKVGPKGQVVIPHEFRHALHIYPGSRVLFKLKDNKLEIEKPPIDAVSVFRETAKGMGKLKLEPHEAYEEELEERVN from the coding sequence ATGGAATCTATAATGAAAGTTGGTCCAAAAGGGCAGGTAGTGATTCCCCATGAATTCAGGCATGCTTTGCATATCTATCCTGGGTCAAGGGTACTGTTCAAGCTAAAAGACAATAAACTGGAAATAGAAAAACCACCGATAGATGCGGTTTCTGTTTTCAGGGAGACCGCAAAAGGCATGGGCAAACTTAAATTAGAGCCTCACGAAGCATATGAAGAAGAACTGGAAGAGAGGGTAAATTGA
- a CDS encoding type II toxin-antitoxin system VapC family toxin has protein sequence MNYLDSNLVIYAILDDTELGEWSRGVLESVQNAQMPACTSFLTFDEVFYKVNKIKGIDIAIKNLEAFLSMPNIRFIDVSDIIIWKALELIKEYKLLPRDGIHAATAFIAGAETIISQDADFDNIKGLKRKWMI, from the coding sequence TTGAACTATCTGGATTCCAATCTTGTCATCTACGCCATTCTTGATGATACAGAACTTGGTGAATGGTCGAGAGGGGTACTGGAAAGTGTGCAGAATGCACAAATGCCAGCCTGCACGTCTTTTTTAACATTTGATGAGGTTTTTTACAAGGTAAACAAGATTAAAGGCATAGACATTGCAATTAAAAACCTTGAAGCGTTTCTATCTATGCCAAATATAAGATTCATTGATGTCTCCGACATCATAATATGGAAAGCTCTCGAACTTATCAAAGAATATAAGCTTCTCCCAAGGGATGGCATCCACGCAGCAACTGCTTTTATTGCAGGTGCTGAGACCATAATTTCGCAGGATGCGGATTTTGATAATATTAAAGGTCTGAAAAGAAAGTGGATGATTTAA
- a CDS encoding metal-dependent hydrolase, whose protein sequence is MKITYFGHSSFLIEDLLTDPFLSGNPKCRTTPDEVSCNIICLTHDHDDHLGDAFEIGKRNDAVIVAIHEIAKYADSEGLRTEGMNIGGTITVGDWDIKMVEALHSSNMGHPAGFILKHREFNKTIYHAGDTGLFSDMRLTGDEGIDIAMLPIGDRYTMGIKDALRAVELIRPELVIPMHYGSFPAISVNPWDFKQDCPVKVEIFKPGEEKKL, encoded by the coding sequence ATGAAAATAACATACTTCGGGCATTCGTCTTTTTTGATCGAAGACCTGCTAACAGACCCGTTTTTAAGCGGCAATCCCAAATGCAGGACAACACCTGATGAGGTCAGTTGTAACATTATCTGCCTGACCCATGACCATGATGACCATCTGGGAGATGCCTTTGAGATAGGAAAACGCAATGATGCAGTGATTGTTGCCATTCATGAAATTGCGAAATATGCTGATTCGGAAGGGTTGAGAACCGAAGGGATGAATATCGGCGGCACAATAACTGTCGGTGACTGGGATATCAAGATGGTGGAAGCACTGCATTCTTCAAACATGGGTCATCCGGCAGGATTTATCCTTAAGCACAGGGAGTTCAACAAGACCATATACCATGCAGGGGATACAGGGCTGTTTAGTGATATGAGATTGACAGGGGATGAGGGGATTGATATTGCCATGCTCCCGATCGGGGATCGGTACACCATGGGAATCAAGGATGCGCTGCGGGCGGTTGAACTGATAAGGCCTGAACTTGTTATTCCCATGCATTATGGGTCATTTCCTGCGATATCAGTGAATCCCTGGGATTTCAAACAGGATTGCCCGGTCAAGGTTGAGATATTCAAGCCGGGTGAGGAAAAGAAATTATAA
- a CDS encoding zinc ABC transporter solute-binding protein has product MNYKILHVIILLIAVVLGNACIEKAQPQSSQEKLIVVVSILPQADFVEQVGGDKVEVIIMISPGASPATYEPTASQLKAVSSAKMYAKIGSGLPFEEVWLDKIRSVNPDMLLVDTSEGITLIAMEEHHHDEEISGHDGDISGMDPHIWLSPENAKILVQNICNGLVRVDPANKTYYEQNKEHYIHDLEALDLDINESLSGLKNRTFMVFHPSWGYFARDYNLTMIAVEVEGKEPSASDLEHLIKTAKEKNIRVIFVQPQFSTKSAEVIAKEIGGNVVPVDPLAKDYITNLRKVSNTIAQGLT; this is encoded by the coding sequence ATGAATTACAAAATACTGCACGTCATAATACTTCTCATTGCAGTCGTTCTGGGCAATGCATGTATAGAGAAAGCCCAACCGCAAAGCAGCCAGGAAAAGCTAATTGTTGTGGTCAGCATCCTGCCGCAAGCTGATTTTGTGGAGCAGGTCGGCGGCGATAAAGTGGAGGTCATTATCATGATATCACCAGGGGCCAGTCCGGCTACCTATGAGCCCACTGCAAGTCAGCTAAAGGCAGTCAGCAGTGCCAAAATGTATGCCAAAATCGGATCGGGGCTTCCGTTCGAAGAAGTCTGGCTGGATAAGATCAGGTCCGTCAACCCGGATATGCTGCTGGTTGACACATCAGAAGGTATCACACTAATAGCAATGGAAGAACACCATCATGATGAAGAAATTTCCGGGCATGATGGTGACATAAGTGGTATGGATCCACATATCTGGTTATCTCCTGAGAATGCAAAGATCCTGGTGCAGAATATTTGTAATGGCCTGGTCCGTGTCGATCCAGCCAATAAAACGTATTACGAACAGAATAAAGAGCATTATATCCATGATCTTGAGGCCCTTGACTTAGATATCAACGAGTCCCTATCAGGTTTAAAGAACCGTACCTTCATGGTTTTCCATCCCTCCTGGGGCTATTTCGCACGCGACTACAACCTGACAATGATAGCGGTTGAGGTCGAGGGCAAAGAACCAAGTGCCAGTGACCTGGAGCATCTGATTAAAACTGCTAAAGAGAAAAATATCAGGGTTATCTTTGTCCAGCCCCAGTTCAGTACAAAGAGTGCAGAAGTAATAGCAAAGGAAATTGGAGGTAATGTTGTACCTGTAGATCCTCTGGCAAAAGACTATATAACAAATCTGCGCAAAGTTTCTAATACAATTGCTCAAGGTCTTACATGA
- a CDS encoding ABC transporter ATP-binding protein, with product MTADVVVIKDVWVHYDSIPVLEEINLVIKEHDFLGIIGVNGGGKSTLLKVILGLIKPSKGTVRVFGDMPQISRKYIGYVPQYSLFDLEFPVSVWEVVLMGRLGHTGMFKRYSEDDKKAALDALAKMDMLEYKERQVGKLSGGQQHRVFIARALAANPKLLLLDEPAAGIDTIIQEEFYELLEKLKTKMAIVLVSHDISAVSVYVDKIACLNHRLYYHDSKELTAEDLEATYHCPVELIAHGVPHRVLKKH from the coding sequence ATGACTGCCGATGTTGTCGTTATCAAGGATGTCTGGGTGCATTATGACAGTATACCCGTACTCGAAGAGATAAATCTTGTTATAAAAGAGCACGATTTTTTAGGCATCATAGGAGTGAACGGGGGAGGAAAGAGCACTCTACTTAAGGTTATATTAGGATTGATCAAACCCAGCAAAGGGACAGTCAGGGTGTTTGGTGATATGCCTCAAATATCCAGGAAATACATTGGATATGTGCCTCAATACAGCCTTTTTGATCTGGAATTCCCTGTGAGCGTCTGGGAAGTTGTTTTAATGGGACGTCTGGGCCATACCGGTATGTTCAAACGATACAGTGAAGATGATAAAAAAGCGGCTTTGGATGCACTTGCAAAAATGGATATGCTTGAGTATAAAGAGAGACAGGTAGGAAAACTCTCAGGTGGGCAGCAGCATAGAGTTTTCATAGCAAGAGCACTGGCTGCCAATCCGAAATTGCTTCTCCTGGATGAACCTGCAGCAGGTATAGATACGATCATACAGGAAGAATTTTATGAATTGTTAGAAAAACTAAAAACTAAAATGGCGATTGTTTTAGTATCGCACGATATCAGTGCGGTTTCTGTTTATGTGGATAAGATCGCCTGCCTGAACCACAGGCTGTATTACCACGACTCAAAAGAACTGACTGCTGAGGATCTGGAAGCTACGTATCATTGCCCTGTCGAGCTGATCGCTCACGGTGTTCCGCACAGGGTACTGAAGAAACATTGA
- a CDS encoding metal ABC transporter permease produces the protein MMELLQYEFIRNAIMAGILASISCGIIGVYVVVKRIVFISGGIAHASFGGIGLGYYLGINPILGVLPFSIASALSMGWVSKRSRLPEDTAIGILWAMGMSIGIILVSLTPGYAPDLMTYLFGNILTVPFSDIVLMLVLDAIIILVVYSFYKEFLALCFDEEFATVRGVHAERLYLILLCLIALTIVVLIRVVGIILVIALLTIPAAMSRQFTSNLKKMMMLSILFGAVFSSGGIWLSYLFDVPSGATIVLVMSVVYLLYSLVKGISS, from the coding sequence ATGATGGAACTGCTGCAGTACGAATTTATAAGAAATGCTATCATGGCCGGCATACTTGCCAGTATTTCCTGCGGGATTATCGGGGTTTATGTGGTAGTGAAACGGATCGTCTTTATCAGCGGCGGGATCGCCCATGCATCGTTTGGGGGAATCGGACTTGGCTATTATCTCGGGATCAACCCTATTCTTGGAGTGCTGCCGTTCAGCATTGCTTCTGCACTGAGCATGGGGTGGGTGAGTAAACGATCCAGGCTCCCGGAAGATACTGCTATTGGGATATTGTGGGCGATGGGAATGTCTATCGGGATCATCCTTGTCAGCTTGACGCCGGGCTATGCTCCGGACCTGATGACATATCTGTTCGGGAATATCCTGACAGTGCCGTTCTCTGATATCGTCCTGATGCTGGTACTCGATGCAATAATTATCCTGGTGGTGTATTCGTTTTATAAGGAATTCCTTGCACTGTGTTTTGATGAGGAGTTTGCAACTGTGCGCGGCGTTCACGCAGAGCGCCTGTACCTTATCCTGTTATGCCTTATTGCTCTTACCATTGTGGTACTGATACGTGTGGTTGGTATAATCCTGGTCATTGCCCTGTTGACGATCCCTGCGGCTATGAGCCGGCAGTTTACCTCAAATCTTAAAAAGATGATGATGCTTTCTATTCTGTTCGGTGCGGTTTTCAGCAGTGGCGGGATATGGCTGTCGTATCTGTTCGACGTGCCGTCGGGGGCTACGATCGTTCTGGTCATGTCTGTGGTTTACCTGCTGTATTCACTTGTGAAAGGTATCAGCAGTTGA
- a CDS encoding DUF3368 domain-containing protein — protein MDNTALSALAHIDKLNIPLKLFGDTHIPECVYYEGVLKAKKSNRVDRIKKCIEKGQIKVIKSTQKDIEYAESLPKALGPGERYAIAICISEKCLIVTDDLKPRKIAKELGLDVIGTLGILRLARKRNLIGKNELRQSVEMLHEVLYFTDDLEEWVLSDNTT, from the coding sequence TTGGATAACACTGCTCTTTCAGCCTTAGCGCATATCGATAAACTCAACATCCCTTTAAAATTATTTGGAGATACCCATATACCTGAATGTGTTTATTATGAAGGTGTGCTGAAGGCTAAAAAATCAAACCGAGTGGATAGGATTAAAAAGTGCATTGAAAAGGGTCAGATTAAAGTGATCAAGTCTACTCAAAAGGATATTGAGTATGCAGAGAGCTTACCGAAAGCTCTGGGGCCGGGAGAACGATATGCAATTGCAATTTGCATATCTGAAAAATGTTTAATTGTAACAGATGACCTCAAGCCAAGAAAAATCGCTAAAGAACTTGGACTGGATGTTATTGGAACTCTGGGGATTTTGAGATTGGCCCGTAAAAGGAATTTGATTGGTAAGAATGAATTGAGACAATCAGTTGAAATGCTTCATGAGGTATTGTATTTCACAGATGATCTTGAAGAATGGGTTTTATCCGATAATACTACTTGA
- a CDS encoding UPF0175 family protein translates to MSNVNVKLPYDIISIIGAHKSIEKESKILIATELYREGEISSGKAAELADMPFEDFISELKNRKMKIYSLLGISEAKEEENMAEKYLK, encoded by the coding sequence TTGTCAAATGTAAATGTTAAACTCCCGTATGATATAATAAGCATCATAGGAGCGCATAAAAGCATTGAAAAAGAAAGCAAAATCCTCATTGCAACTGAATTATACCGGGAAGGAGAGATATCTTCGGGAAAAGCCGCTGAACTCGCTGATATGCCCTTTGAGGATTTTATTAGCGAACTTAAAAATAGAAAAATGAAGATTTACTCGCTACTGGGTATATCTGAGGCAAAGGAAGAAGAAAATATGGCAGAGAAGTATCTTAAATGA
- a CDS encoding VWA domain-containing protein, producing MTASVPIAFENIEYLLGVLPVIVIGWVLIHKGARRSLILSRIIIVSLLVVALSGPYNPVTVTEINETPTIAVLSDETESMDIFESGTAQGIFDKLQDTTPARMEKMGGLRSDIGDEILASSTGDDHIIVVSDGNNNFGSDLAETIDFVSGTGTVVYAVTQAPKENDLSVEITGARTAVLGNENLVGVEVRQAESNTTYKLSIEVDGSPVSSQTVTQTNPIKIVGFSSTFQSLGPHLITARIYSGNDMRAGNNVFNKTIYVVPKPRILLVSPDADSPLYKVLRNLYETNTFSSLDDANLTDYKAVVLDNINDGRLSASSIGKLREYTAGGGGLLVVGGDNSYDYGDYLDSSIEAILPVESYSSAYAGSVNVVLVLDISGSISAHEALDDEKAMAIKLLGDMGSDTNVGVVAYGGDAISVSNGVLPMSSHANRNALMERVSKLKTGYGGTSMDEGIITAARMLDNTSGQKYMLVFSDGAVKDSFEDSKIEILSMDTTVTEMIFVMIKTNVVKEREVKTDNNRGDYFLKVLADQAGGDFIQLEVDQRLDLTFGQEAPDLPEDGLDAYAIVRLDEEHFITRYLNISGSISGYNDVTQKVGARRLVTTSMGKPVVTVWEFGMGRVVSLSSDNGNLWGGALYSGENARLFPSMVNWAVGDPRPEDGIVVYSGDMNLGSPGTVIIRSDEMPAVVFGGQDVPVSQTGERTYEGVIEPDHIGLFYLEVSAGGVTLEDTAAVNYPLEYRDVGNDPDFLEAVKRNGGGVYNVDQARSLLFSDIRKNSIMTSEEHVSLSWLFLITALLVFLGEVIMRRAKGIIDIKTRRKGRER from the coding sequence ATGACAGCCTCTGTTCCGATAGCCTTTGAGAATATTGAATACCTGCTGGGTGTGCTCCCTGTCATTGTCATTGGCTGGGTCCTGATACATAAAGGGGCCAGGCGCAGCCTGATACTGAGCCGTATAATCATTGTATCCCTGCTGGTAGTTGCACTGTCCGGGCCGTATAATCCGGTGACTGTGACAGAGATCAATGAAACACCTACCATTGCTGTGCTCTCTGATGAGACCGAAAGTATGGATATATTCGAAAGCGGTACAGCACAGGGGATATTTGATAAATTGCAGGATACCACTCCTGCCAGGATGGAGAAGATGGGGGGTTTACGGTCTGATATTGGTGATGAGATACTGGCATCGTCTACAGGCGACGACCATATTATTGTGGTCTCTGACGGGAACAATAACTTTGGCAGCGACCTGGCCGAGACAATTGATTTTGTTTCTGGCACCGGCACAGTCGTATATGCTGTGACGCAGGCACCGAAGGAGAATGACTTGAGCGTTGAGATAACGGGTGCCAGGACCGCAGTGCTTGGTAACGAGAACCTTGTTGGTGTGGAGGTCAGGCAGGCAGAGAGCAATACCACCTACAAGCTGTCCATAGAGGTGGACGGTAGTCCTGTATCCAGCCAGACTGTGACCCAGACCAATCCCATAAAGATTGTAGGTTTCTCAAGTACCTTCCAGTCGCTGGGACCGCATCTGATCACTGCAAGGATATACTCTGGTAATGATATGCGGGCCGGGAACAATGTGTTCAATAAGACCATCTATGTTGTACCCAAACCCAGGATATTACTGGTCTCACCTGATGCAGATTCACCCCTTTACAAGGTACTCAGGAACCTGTACGAAACAAACACTTTTTCCTCCCTTGATGATGCAAACCTGACTGATTACAAGGCCGTGGTGCTGGACAATATCAATGATGGCCGGTTATCAGCCAGTTCCATCGGGAAATTGCGGGAATATACTGCAGGCGGAGGCGGGCTGCTCGTGGTTGGGGGCGATAATAGTTATGATTATGGTGACTACCTGGATTCATCTATTGAGGCCATACTACCTGTAGAATCGTATTCCAGTGCCTATGCAGGCAGTGTTAATGTGGTGCTTGTGCTGGATATCAGCGGCAGTATCAGCGCCCATGAGGCGCTGGACGATGAAAAGGCCATGGCCATCAAACTGCTGGGGGATATGGGCAGTGATACAAATGTGGGTGTGGTGGCTTATGGCGGAGATGCCATCTCGGTAAGTAACGGGGTGCTGCCCATGTCCAGCCATGCTAACCGTAATGCATTGATGGAAAGGGTGTCAAAGCTAAAGACCGGGTATGGCGGCACATCCATGGATGAAGGTATTATCACTGCTGCCCGGATGCTGGATAATACCAGCGGCCAGAAATATATGCTTGTGTTCTCTGACGGGGCTGTGAAGGATAGTTTCGAGGATAGCAAAATAGAGATCTTAAGCATGGATACCACTGTCACTGAAATGATCTTTGTGATGATAAAGACCAATGTGGTAAAGGAACGTGAGGTAAAGACCGATAATAACAGGGGTGACTATTTCCTGAAAGTGCTTGCCGACCAGGCTGGAGGCGATTTTATCCAGCTTGAAGTTGACCAGCGGCTTGACCTAACGTTCGGCCAGGAAGCCCCTGACCTGCCAGAGGACGGACTCGATGCTTATGCCATCGTCCGGCTGGACGAGGAGCATTTCATCACACGTTACCTGAACATCTCAGGCAGCATCTCTGGTTACAATGACGTTACCCAGAAGGTAGGTGCCAGACGGCTGGTCACTACAAGTATGGGCAAACCCGTGGTCACAGTATGGGAGTTCGGCATGGGGCGGGTGGTAAGCCTCAGTTCGGATAACGGCAACCTGTGGGGCGGTGCACTGTACTCGGGAGAGAATGCCCGCCTGTTCCCAAGTATGGTCAACTGGGCTGTTGGTGACCCCAGGCCCGAAGATGGTATTGTGGTCTATTCAGGTGATATGAACCTTGGCTCCCCTGGAACCGTTATCATACGGAGTGACGAAATGCCAGCCGTGGTATTTGGCGGGCAGGATGTGCCGGTCAGCCAGACCGGGGAACGTACTTACGAAGGAGTGATAGAACCCGACCACATAGGTCTGTTCTACCTGGAAGTATCGGCCGGTGGTGTTACGCTGGAAGATACGGCTGCAGTGAACTATCCCCTGGAATACAGGGACGTAGGCAACGACCCTGACTTCCTAGAAGCTGTGAAGCGTAACGGCGGCGGGGTCTACAATGTTGACCAGGCAAGGTCACTGCTGTTTAGCGATATCCGGAAGAACTCTATCATGACAAGTGAAGAACATGTGAGCCTGAGCTGGCTGTTCCTGATTACTGCGCTACTGGTCTTCCTGGGAGAAGTGATTATGAGACGGGCAAAGGGTATTATTGATATTAAGACGAGGCGCAAGGGTAGGGAACGGTGA
- a CDS encoding DUF58 domain-containing protein, whose protein sequence is MISTDFLRELERFSFVAQKRVSSQYTGARRSTKVGRGTDAYGFREYERGDDFRTIDWRVYARTEKLYVRQFEEYRDLVTHILLDTSGSMDYPAEGLNKYEYGAMLALGFAYLVMKDNEKFAISTFTDDINISKPGRGRVNLLASIDQLNATKPGGSTGFNEPVQQYSSVIKSKSRVIIISDFLAPLDDIKPALYRLGRHDLIVIQVLDPREIELAELGAVKLRDLETQEQMFTDINTGLVLEYGSELQSHNAALKYECDRLGADFFTFQTNLPILEAIYRTIHGR, encoded by the coding sequence ATGATATCGACCGATTTCCTACGCGAACTTGAACGTTTCTCTTTTGTGGCACAAAAAAGGGTATCCAGCCAGTATACAGGAGCCCGGCGTTCCACAAAGGTGGGAAGGGGTACAGATGCCTATGGTTTCCGTGAATATGAAAGGGGAGACGATTTCAGGACAATAGACTGGAGGGTATATGCGCGAACCGAGAAACTGTATGTCAGGCAGTTCGAGGAATACCGGGACCTGGTCACCCATATCCTGCTTGATACCAGTGGCAGCATGGATTATCCTGCTGAAGGGTTGAACAAATACGAATATGGTGCCATGCTGGCACTGGGATTTGCCTACCTGGTCATGAAGGATAACGAGAAGTTCGCTATATCCACATTCACTGACGATATCAATATATCCAAACCAGGCAGGGGGAGGGTGAACCTGCTGGCCTCAATCGATCAGTTGAATGCCACTAAACCCGGCGGTTCCACAGGATTTAACGAGCCAGTACAGCAGTATAGCAGTGTTATTAAATCAAAATCAAGGGTCATTATCATTTCTGATTTTCTTGCACCGCTGGATGATATCAAGCCTGCCCTGTACAGACTGGGACGGCATGACCTGATCGTTATCCAGGTGCTGGACCCAAGAGAAATTGAACTGGCAGAACTGGGAGCTGTTAAACTACGTGACCTTGAGACCCAAGAGCAGATGTTCACAGATATCAATACCGGCCTTGTTTTGGAATATGGTAGTGAACTGCAGTCCCACAATGCGGCCCTGAAATATGAGTGCGACAGGCTGGGTGCTGATTTCTTTACGTTTCAAACCAACCTGCCTATTCTTGAGGCAATCTACAGGACCATCCACGGGAGATGA
- a CDS encoding MoxR family ATPase, producing MNKNTVDRSDTYRRSSDIFQSIFDEIGKVIVGQQEAVTQILIAILCDGHALIESNPGLGKTLTVSTISQVLDLKFKRIQCTPDLMPSDITGTYVVEEKGGGKEFRFEPGPVFANIVLADEINRASPKTQSALLESMQEKQVTVGNETFKLDRPFFVLATQNPIEMEGTFPLPEAQLDRFLLKINLDYPTSEEEDEIVERYTKNVVPSVSRTLTRDKLLELQTLVRDVPISDEMKKRAINIVIQTRKDAEFIEFGASPRASIGLILVAKARALINGRNFVSEEDVVKMAYPVLKHRIILNFESQRKGVTLEHVIDGIIKHAKIL from the coding sequence ATGAATAAAAACACCGTAGACCGGTCAGATACATACCGGCGTTCCAGCGACATATTCCAGTCGATCTTTGACGAGATAGGAAAAGTGATCGTGGGACAGCAGGAGGCAGTGACCCAGATATTGATCGCCATCCTGTGCGACGGGCATGCCCTTATCGAGAGCAATCCCGGGCTTGGTAAGACACTTACAGTCAGTACCATTTCACAAGTACTTGATCTGAAATTCAAAAGAATACAGTGTACTCCCGACCTGATGCCGTCCGACATTACAGGTACCTATGTGGTGGAAGAAAAGGGCGGCGGCAAGGAATTCAGGTTCGAACCCGGGCCTGTATTTGCCAATATCGTACTTGCCGATGAAATTAACAGGGCATCACCAAAGACCCAGAGCGCACTGCTGGAAAGCATGCAGGAAAAACAGGTTACAGTTGGCAATGAGACCTTTAAGCTTGACAGACCGTTCTTTGTACTGGCCACCCAGAACCCAATTGAAATGGAAGGAACCTTCCCCCTGCCTGAGGCCCAATTGGACCGCTTTTTACTGAAGATCAACCTGGACTATCCCACATCTGAGGAAGAAGATGAGATCGTGGAGAGATACACCAAGAATGTGGTTCCCAGCGTCAGCAGGACATTGACCAGGGATAAACTACTTGAACTCCAGACCCTGGTGAGGGACGTGCCCATTTCAGATGAAATGAAAAAGAGAGCCATCAATATTGTTATCCAGACAAGGAAAGATGCTGAATTTATTGAATTCGGTGCTTCACCCAGGGCCAGTATAGGGCTTATCCTGGTAGCCAAGGCAAGGGCACTGATCAACGGGCGCAACTTTGTCAGTGAGGAGGATGTGGTGAAAATGGCCTATCCTGTATTAAAACACAGGATCATCCTGAACTTCGAATCCCAGCGTAAGGGCGTAACCCTTGAACATGTGATCGATGGTATCATTAAACACGCCAAAATACTCTAA
- a CDS encoding DUF1699 family protein, giving the protein MKIRVVSAKDEISTIGEEEIVHLAFRPSNKDIFTLVQTCNNLKAIHIPSSYNKTISKSIQMFLDMQNIALLEGDVWGHRKDINEYYEIKPQIFDRIEDLRKEGNSNDEILDRLGMETRLSKDLIRFLI; this is encoded by the coding sequence ATGAAAATAAGAGTAGTCAGTGCAAAAGACGAGATTAGTACCATTGGAGAAGAGGAGATTGTCCACTTGGCATTCAGGCCGTCTAACAAGGATATTTTCACCCTTGTCCAGACATGTAATAACCTAAAGGCCATTCATATACCAAGCTCGTATAACAAGACAATATCCAAATCCATCCAGATGTTCCTTGATATGCAGAACATTGCCCTTCTTGAAGGCGATGTATGGGGTCACAGGAAGGATATCAATGAATACTATGAGATCAAACCACAGATATTTGACCGCATAGAGGATCTCAGGAAGGAAGGAAACTCAAATGATGAGATACTGGACCGCCTTGGTATGGAGACCAGGCTCAGTAAAGATCTTATCAGGTTCTTAATCTAA